A genome region from Celeribacter baekdonensis includes the following:
- a CDS encoding Flp family type IVb pilin produces MKFFKPAKALAKRFTREEDGATAIEYGLFAALIAAVIIVAVSNIGKNVNSGFESVNSELCDAAGTATGTNGC; encoded by the coding sequence ATGAAATTCTTTAAGCCTGCAAAAGCCTTAGCAAAACGTTTCACTCGTGAAGAAGACGGCGCAACTGCAATCGAATATGGCCTGTTTGCCGCTCTGATCGCCGCCGTCATTATCGTGGCTGTCAGCAATATTGGCAAAAACGTGAACTCGGGTTTTGAAAGTGTAAACAGCGAACTCTGTGACGCTGCTGGCACCGCGACTGGCACCAACGGTTGTTGA
- a CDS encoding BapA/Bap/LapF family prefix-like domain-containing protein, which produces MANKTILVSATETRVNLGIDQTGLETYSRSGDNLIIDLGNGDTITVQRYYVPTADGSLHSIVYSNDMTVDGDPAAAGLGMGFSEEGIAAAVLGGVGLAALAAGGGDDSDADADADADADADADADADADADADADADADADADADADADADADQGFLDPLVGTGGLLGGLTGDGGLLGDVTGSGGLLGGLLGDSGALGDLGTALTGQPLLGDGVQDGGETGLLDGLISDDGLLGDVTGNGGLLGDVTGSDGLLGDLLLNDGVLGGLTGSDGLVGGLIGTGLLGEDASGAGDTGGDLLGGLTDGLLGGDGGLLDGVLGGDLLGGLTDGLLGGDGGLLDGVLGGDLLGGLTDGLLGGDGGLLDGVLGGDLLGGLTDGLLGGDGGLLDGVLGGDLLGGLADTNGLLDPVVSDGGLLGDLTGNSGLLGDVTGNDGVLGEVIGDAGVVSDLTGLSLITDGNADASGGLLGGLTDGLLDGGLLDGLTDDVAL; this is translated from the coding sequence ATGGCAAACAAAACGATCTTAGTCTCCGCCACGGAGACGCGCGTCAACTTAGGTATCGACCAAACTGGCTTGGAAACATACAGCCGATCGGGAGACAATCTAATTATCGATTTGGGCAACGGCGATACGATTACCGTTCAGCGCTATTACGTGCCAACGGCAGACGGGTCTTTGCACAGTATTGTTTACAGCAATGACATGACTGTTGATGGCGATCCCGCTGCGGCAGGGTTGGGGATGGGTTTCTCTGAAGAGGGAATCGCAGCCGCTGTTTTGGGCGGGGTTGGTCTTGCGGCTCTGGCAGCCGGTGGTGGTGATGACAGTGATGCTGACGCTGACGCGGATGCTGATGCTGACGCGGATGCTGATGCTGATGCTGATGCTGACGCGGATGCTGATGCTGACGCCGACGCGGATGCCGACGCGGATGCTGACGCGGATGCCGATGCGGATGCCGATCAAGGGTTCCTCGATCCCCTCGTTGGAACGGGAGGTTTGTTGGGCGGTTTGACCGGCGATGGTGGTTTGCTCGGGGATGTGACCGGATCTGGCGGGCTTCTGGGTGGTTTGCTTGGGGACTCGGGCGCTTTGGGCGATCTGGGAACGGCTTTGACGGGACAACCCTTGCTCGGCGACGGTGTTCAGGACGGTGGCGAGACGGGCCTTTTGGACGGTCTGATTTCGGACGACGGTTTGCTTGGGGATGTCACCGGCAACGGCGGTCTTTTGGGCGATGTGACCGGGTCTGATGGTCTTCTCGGCGACCTGCTTCTCAACGATGGTGTGCTTGGCGGGCTGACGGGTTCTGATGGGCTTGTTGGTGGTTTGATTGGCACCGGCTTGCTGGGCGAAGACGCGTCTGGCGCGGGTGACACGGGCGGCGACCTGCTTGGTGGTCTGACCGATGGTCTGTTGGGCGGTGACGGTGGTTTGCTTGACGGCGTGCTCGGTGGCGACCTGCTTGGCGGTCTGACCGATGGCCTGTTGGGTGGCGACGGTGGTCTTCTTGACGGCGTGCTTGGCGGTGATCTGCTTGGCGGTCTGACCGATGGCCTGTTGGGCGGTGACGGTGGTTTGCTTGACGGCGTGCTTGGTGGCGACCTGCTTGGCGGGCTGACCGATGGTCTGTTGGGTGGCGACGGTGGTCTTCTTGACGGCGTGCTCGGCGGTGATCTGCTTGGCGGCTTGGCGGATACGAATGGCCTGCTCGATCCGGTTGTGTCGGACGGTGGTCTGCTGGGCGATCTGACGGGCAACAGCGGTCTGTTGGGCGACGTGACCGGCAATGATGGCGTCTTGGGTGAGGTCATTGGCGATGCCGGTGTTGTGTCGGATTTGACGGGGCTGAGCCTGATCACGGATGGCAATGCGGATGCGTCTGGCGGTCTTTTGGGCGGCTTGACGGATGGGCTGCTGGATGGCGGGTTGCTGGATGGGCTGACCGACGATGTTGCCCTCTAA
- a CDS encoding CapA family protein yields the protein MTAHTKAYAMDKKKRSRHLSKADTRRGQSDKSNTVMASLAHRPKAPLIELLAQAKAALTYALQPSDVAPSAPLRLFFSLSDGTKRADVVHFVGRDLADIWEKVETWREALANPNPPMRWLRVDWVDQTWDLTWHHCQLALENSKRSYFRYGLALDRGFEQAFLEQELNANAMLYLGGTVENAGVNEKNFNIYARRRFGAGFQLPQDPAHQISLFSTQAFLLQPGHGPIRLHGFSGGAEGRDTGRRIVTDLDETTVENMVAQSSRFLAAQVDEKGQFVYGLHPCFDREIKAYNTLRHTSTIYSMLEAWEVTRDPEVKAAIDRALRFMTQNLIRRFTLPDGKEVAYLQDLNNEFKLGGSAVALLALVKYTELTGDQSHLPLLDHLAEGIRRVQDPETGQLHHVLNSTDLSVKETFRIIYYDGEAAFGLMRLYGLTKDARWLQTVEKAFDYFIAQQHWKSHDHWLSYCVNELTLYRPEERYFRFGLQNVVGHLDFVIDRITTFPTLLELMMAAHKMIVRLQGSEAHHPLLKHLDLDKFYRALETRAHYLMNGFFWPEIAMYFKNPQRILGSFFIRHHGFRVRIDDVEHYLSGYTAYLLHYLRDGERPETRPSEVADRSKQAEHVQDVEGTPPLSAPAILAWGGDVNLGRRQHYRSKQLGYDQVLDIPELKSADLSIVNLECVVSSLGTQGVIKGEGGPYYYRARPEMLNILMAANIDAVAVANNHSGDYGPQALMQQQDILRALGIAYAGSGRTRAEAFRPTFCTAGAVRVALFSVDTTQPRFAATDETPGTAYVPLDDPHVWRVAFEPRIAEAKKQADLAIVAVHWGANNAPTPDDGEIAVGHALIDAGADAVLGASAHRLQGIEVYKSKPIIHDAGDLLFDSIRSQFSDGGVFRLGLSAEGVSWVEFIPIGVGFGFSQRLRSDAAHGVIQRFQSKCQSIGTTLTCHEDRAYLPLVPRSEANKPVVQTDAPPRRYPVEVLKAYEADSLYGQAPYVPEEARIKPVKINGLTLLGVRLTPQHITHRRMLWVEAWWSSDIPVSDDLRLSYTAVPRGQGALMEWGRGMDHDPCDWMLPTRRWVPGRIYRDHFGLRPPPLKHLSNAPLQLEIRVLGRAPNTQCYLHPKLVSVQLTQTDTSLSLTYQTQFPDLVSDSPSGQTWTAEQLQAITGGRWLTTPQKSWFVRSVVNGQKHIDMRDAPVLFVAHTNRERAFHEGTTQPIKTIGDRHPVVAQNIHRLAGAIVSRAIADVPSDFPQLLVDDPIKAHMELGFAARQRFQGPVIAVTGTVGKSSTLGLLETLFDPGCALKSVDNYNSRVGVPIQLASLAPDHQAALLEIAQSALWMNRGPITRSVRPTIAMITEIGLSQTNRMIKTTEDVARWKSKVFDGLMPGGIAVIGEHLAHFETIHAKAIQHASRVLTFGPSPNAHLRVLDQATEGRSTRLTVVLAGQTHEVTLPFVSQGMLSNAVATLTVAHALGRDLDDSARRLEAYTPHEGRLVQYACHLGGHKVQVLDDSWNAEVLSMLNAFTELERQQVAGRKIAVLGRIVHLGDQAAKLHEALAAPLMASGVELVLTHGEEMRHLRKRLPDAVLGPHFSSAPALFTTLKDAVKEGDFILLKGSRRDSDFGDLSLWLNTCKAL from the coding sequence GTGACAGCCCATACGAAGGCCTATGCGATGGACAAGAAAAAGCGGTCTCGGCATCTGTCAAAAGCAGACACACGACGGGGACAGAGCGACAAATCCAATACGGTGATGGCGTCTCTTGCACACCGTCCCAAAGCGCCGTTGATCGAGCTTTTGGCACAGGCCAAAGCAGCTTTGACCTATGCGTTGCAGCCCTCCGACGTTGCACCGTCAGCTCCGCTGCGCCTCTTTTTCTCCCTCAGTGACGGCACCAAACGCGCAGATGTTGTGCATTTCGTTGGCCGGGATCTGGCGGACATCTGGGAAAAAGTAGAGACATGGCGGGAGGCTTTGGCCAATCCCAACCCGCCAATGCGCTGGCTGAGAGTGGATTGGGTCGATCAAACGTGGGACCTGACGTGGCACCACTGCCAATTGGCGCTTGAGAACAGCAAGCGGAGTTATTTTCGCTATGGGCTCGCGCTTGATCGTGGATTTGAGCAGGCGTTTTTAGAGCAGGAACTGAATGCCAACGCGATGTTGTATCTTGGCGGCACCGTCGAAAATGCTGGTGTGAACGAAAAGAATTTCAACATTTATGCGCGCCGACGGTTTGGCGCGGGGTTCCAATTGCCTCAAGACCCCGCACATCAGATCAGTCTGTTTTCAACCCAAGCCTTTCTTTTGCAACCGGGTCATGGTCCGATCCGGTTGCACGGCTTTAGCGGCGGTGCTGAAGGGCGGGACACTGGGCGCAGGATTGTGACGGATCTCGATGAAACCACTGTGGAAAACATGGTCGCGCAATCCAGTCGGTTTTTGGCGGCGCAAGTCGATGAAAAGGGCCAGTTTGTCTATGGGCTGCATCCGTGTTTTGACCGGGAGATTAAGGCCTATAACACCCTGCGCCACACCAGCACGATCTATTCCATGTTGGAGGCGTGGGAGGTCACGCGGGACCCGGAGGTCAAGGCCGCGATTGACCGCGCGCTTCGGTTCATGACCCAAAACCTCATTCGTCGGTTTACCTTACCGGATGGGAAGGAGGTCGCGTATCTGCAAGACCTGAACAATGAATTCAAGCTGGGCGGCAGTGCCGTCGCCCTTCTGGCGCTTGTCAAATACACCGAATTGACGGGCGATCAGAGCCACCTGCCGCTGTTGGACCACTTGGCGGAGGGCATCCGACGGGTCCAAGACCCAGAGACCGGGCAGTTGCACCATGTGCTCAATTCCACCGATCTGAGCGTCAAAGAAACCTTTCGGATCATATATTATGACGGGGAGGCCGCCTTTGGGTTGATGCGGCTCTATGGTTTGACCAAAGACGCGCGGTGGTTGCAGACGGTTGAAAAGGCGTTCGATTACTTTATCGCGCAACAGCATTGGAAAAGTCACGATCACTGGCTCAGCTATTGCGTCAACGAATTGACACTTTATCGGCCAGAGGAGCGCTATTTCCGGTTTGGCCTCCAAAACGTGGTCGGGCATCTGGATTTTGTGATTGACCGCATCACGACCTTTCCCACCCTGCTTGAATTGATGATGGCCGCGCACAAGATGATTGTGCGATTGCAAGGCAGTGAGGCGCACCACCCTCTTTTGAAACATCTTGATCTGGATAAGTTCTACCGGGCTCTCGAAACGCGTGCGCATTACCTGATGAACGGGTTTTTCTGGCCGGAAATCGCGATGTATTTCAAAAATCCCCAACGTATATTGGGTAGTTTTTTCATTCGCCATCACGGGTTCCGCGTCAGGATCGACGATGTTGAACATTATCTGTCGGGTTATACGGCCTATCTTTTGCACTATTTGCGAGATGGAGAACGCCCAGAAACGCGCCCATCAGAGGTGGCGGACCGGTCAAAACAGGCAGAGCATGTGCAAGACGTGGAGGGCACGCCGCCCCTGAGCGCCCCCGCCATTTTGGCTTGGGGGGGCGACGTCAATTTGGGGCGTCGTCAACATTACAGATCAAAGCAGCTGGGGTATGATCAGGTCCTCGACATTCCCGAGCTTAAGTCGGCGGATCTGTCGATCGTGAATCTGGAATGCGTTGTCAGCTCGCTCGGCACACAAGGTGTGATCAAGGGCGAGGGGGGGCCGTATTATTATCGCGCCCGCCCTGAAATGTTGAACATCTTGATGGCGGCAAACATCGACGCGGTGGCCGTGGCCAACAATCACAGCGGGGATTACGGCCCTCAGGCGTTGATGCAGCAACAGGACATCCTGCGCGCGCTTGGCATTGCCTACGCTGGCAGCGGGCGCACCCGAGCCGAGGCCTTTCGTCCCACGTTTTGTACCGCTGGCGCGGTGCGTGTGGCGTTGTTTAGTGTCGATACGACCCAGCCTCGGTTTGCCGCAACAGATGAGACGCCAGGCACCGCCTATGTGCCGTTGGATGATCCACACGTCTGGCGAGTGGCGTTTGAACCGCGCATCGCCGAGGCCAAAAAACAAGCCGATCTTGCCATAGTCGCCGTGCATTGGGGTGCGAACAATGCGCCCACGCCAGATGACGGTGAAATCGCTGTTGGACATGCGTTGATTGATGCCGGGGCGGATGCCGTGCTTGGTGCCTCGGCGCATCGGTTGCAAGGCATCGAAGTCTACAAATCCAAGCCGATCATCCATGACGCGGGTGATCTACTCTTCGACTCCATTCGCAGTCAGTTTTCTGACGGCGGGGTGTTCCGGCTGGGCTTGAGCGCAGAGGGTGTGAGCTGGGTTGAGTTTATTCCCATCGGTGTTGGCTTTGGCTTTAGCCAGCGTCTGCGCAGTGATGCCGCACATGGTGTGATACAGAGGTTTCAAAGCAAATGCCAAAGTATCGGTACGACACTAACGTGCCATGAAGATCGGGCCTATTTGCCACTTGTCCCACGGTCAGAGGCGAACAAACCTGTGGTTCAAACGGACGCGCCACCGCGGCGCTATCCGGTAGAGGTTTTGAAGGCCTATGAGGCCGATTCACTGTATGGGCAGGCTCCGTATGTGCCCGAAGAGGCACGCATCAAACCCGTGAAAATAAACGGTTTGACGCTATTAGGAGTGCGCCTGACCCCGCAACATATCACGCATCGGCGGATGCTTTGGGTTGAGGCCTGGTGGTCCAGTGACATCCCGGTTTCTGACGATCTTCGGTTGAGCTATACGGCGGTTCCCCGGGGGCAGGGGGCGTTGATGGAGTGGGGGCGCGGCATGGATCATGATCCGTGCGATTGGATGCTTCCCACCCGTCGCTGGGTTCCCGGACGGATTTATAGAGACCATTTTGGTCTGCGTCCGCCGCCGTTGAAACACCTGAGCAACGCGCCGCTACAATTGGAAATTCGCGTGCTGGGGCGAGCGCCGAATACGCAGTGTTATCTCCATCCAAAACTGGTTTCGGTGCAGCTGACACAAACGGACACTTCGCTGAGCTTGACCTACCAGACCCAGTTCCCTGATCTGGTGTCTGACAGCCCTTCGGGTCAAACATGGACGGCGGAACAGCTTCAGGCGATCACCGGGGGTCGGTGGCTGACCACGCCGCAAAAAAGCTGGTTTGTGCGTTCTGTGGTCAATGGTCAAAAACACATTGATATGCGAGATGCCCCGGTCCTGTTTGTCGCCCACACCAATCGCGAGCGCGCATTTCACGAAGGCACGACCCAGCCGATCAAAACGATCGGGGACCGCCATCCGGTGGTGGCGCAGAATATCCACCGTTTGGCGGGGGCGATCGTCAGTAGAGCCATTGCAGATGTGCCAAGTGATTTCCCACAACTGTTGGTCGATGATCCGATCAAGGCCCATATGGAACTGGGCTTTGCCGCCCGGCAGCGGTTTCAAGGTCCGGTGATCGCCGTGACCGGGACGGTTGGGAAGTCTTCAACCCTCGGGTTGCTCGAAACGCTGTTCGATCCCGGATGTGCTCTGAAAAGCGTGGACAACTATAACTCGCGTGTTGGCGTGCCGATACAACTGGCCAGTCTTGCACCCGACCATCAGGCCGCTTTGCTTGAAATTGCACAATCTGCGCTTTGGATGAACCGCGGTCCAATCACCCGATCGGTGCGCCCCACCATTGCCATGATCACAGAGATCGGCCTGTCGCAAACCAACAGGATGATCAAGACAACTGAGGATGTTGCGCGTTGGAAATCGAAGGTTTTCGATGGGCTGATGCCGGGTGGGATTGCCGTGATCGGCGAACATTTGGCGCATTTTGAGACCATCCACGCCAAGGCAATCCAACATGCAAGCCGGGTCTTGACCTTTGGGCCCAGCCCGAACGCCCATTTGCGGGTGCTGGACCAGGCCACTGAAGGCAGATCGACCCGGCTCACGGTGGTGCTGGCGGGTCAGACCCATGAGGTGACGCTGCCCTTTGTCAGTCAGGGCATGTTGAGCAACGCAGTCGCAACGCTCACTGTCGCCCATGCGCTTGGGCGCGATTTGGACGACAGCGCTCGGAGGTTGGAGGCATACACGCCGCACGAGGGCCGTTTGGTTCAGTATGCCTGTCATTTAGGCGGGCATAAGGTGCAGGTGTTGGACGACAGTTGGAACGCCGAAGTCCTTTCGATGTTAAATGCCTTCACTGAGCTTGAGCGACAGCAGGTGGCGGGCCGGAAAATCGCAGTGCTCGGTCGGATTGTTCATCTCGGCGATCAAGCGGCCAAGCTGCACGAGGCGCTTGCTGCGCCATTGATGGCGTCGGGGGTGGAGCTTGTTTTGACACATGGGGAAGAGATGCGGCATTTGCGAAAGAGGTTGCCAGATGCCGTTCTGGGGCCGCATTTTTCGAGTGCGCCCGCGCTTTTCACCACTCTCAAAGACGCCGTGAAAGAGGGGGATTTCATCCTCTTGAAGGGATCGCGCCGGGATTCAGACTTTGGTGACCTGTCCCTTTGGCTTAATACTTGTAAGGCTTTGTAA
- a CDS encoding BapA/Bap/LapF family prefix-like domain-containing protein, translating to MAMSGLVAGDAVDVQVNVNRESISRYVKSNSDLVVELVNGDSIRVSNFYDAAGNGDAHRLILADGTFSGVEGAFGEDAAVAGLGSGFTLDEVGAGLAALAGLGAAALSGDLPLTRPRSQSRHLSRNQSQRQNLPLKAVCWIPFLPMMVCLAL from the coding sequence ATGGCGATGAGTGGACTGGTTGCGGGCGATGCTGTTGATGTTCAGGTAAATGTGAACAGGGAGAGCATTAGCCGATATGTGAAATCTAACTCTGATCTGGTGGTTGAACTGGTCAATGGCGATAGCATCCGTGTGAGCAATTTCTACGACGCAGCCGGGAACGGCGATGCGCACCGCCTTATTTTGGCGGATGGTACGTTTAGCGGTGTTGAGGGCGCGTTTGGCGAAGACGCCGCCGTCGCGGGACTTGGGAGTGGGTTTACTCTTGATGAGGTCGGAGCCGGTCTTGCGGCCCTCGCAGGTCTCGGCGCTGCGGCGCTTTCGGGGGATCTTCCTCTGACGAGACCCCGGAGCCAGAGCCGACACCTGAGCCGGAACCAGAGCCAACGCCAGAACCTGCCGTTGAAAGCGGTGTGTTGGATTCCATTCTTGCCGATGATGGTCTGCTTGGCACTCTGA
- the cpaB gene encoding Flp pilus assembly protein CpaB, translating into MMSRLGLSGRVTMVLATSTLVAGAAVWFGLLQKDQTVAPQLPQMEAQTKTERVLVAAHTVVAGTQVTPAGYTFTEMASDQVHDGFLVDSPANQAALAVLTVARTVPSGTPFVAEDLIAPEAAVFVAAPQVHTSASALRLTEGMRAIALPVTAETSVAGLIRNGDRVDILLSYALEDDLIAIRTVLRNVRIIATDQLPEQAPESEPVEPKAPPKIVTFELTPDGAKVLVLAQKMGDLMLVLSSGEEGNAPIIADDTPIFSSQISGETTKPLPPINSRSVSVVRGAESRMNVLTVSDAIEPGEIARSLPTSEATIVAVPSMQGD; encoded by the coding sequence ATGATGTCGCGCTTGGGACTGTCCGGGCGCGTGACCATGGTTTTGGCAACGTCCACTTTGGTGGCGGGCGCGGCGGTCTGGTTTGGGCTTTTGCAAAAAGACCAAACCGTCGCGCCGCAACTCCCCCAAATGGAAGCTCAAACCAAGACCGAACGTGTCTTGGTCGCGGCTCATACCGTTGTTGCCGGGACACAAGTCACGCCCGCAGGCTACACATTTACAGAGATGGCATCCGATCAAGTCCACGATGGGTTTCTTGTCGACAGCCCCGCCAATCAGGCGGCTCTTGCCGTGTTGACCGTGGCGCGGACTGTCCCAAGTGGCACGCCCTTTGTGGCCGAAGATTTGATAGCACCGGAAGCGGCAGTCTTTGTTGCAGCTCCACAAGTGCACACGAGCGCCTCGGCCCTTCGGCTGACTGAAGGCATGCGCGCGATCGCTCTGCCGGTGACGGCGGAAACCTCTGTTGCAGGGTTGATCCGGAATGGTGACCGGGTCGACATCTTGCTGTCTTACGCATTGGAAGACGATCTGATCGCAATCCGTACCGTTTTGCGCAATGTGCGGATTATTGCCACGGATCAACTCCCGGAGCAGGCCCCAGAGAGCGAGCCGGTCGAACCCAAAGCGCCGCCCAAAATCGTTACATTTGAACTCACGCCCGACGGAGCAAAGGTCTTGGTCCTTGCCCAGAAGATGGGCGATCTGATGCTGGTTTTGAGCAGCGGAGAAGAGGGGAATGCGCCGATCATCGCCGACGACACCCCCATCTTTTCCTCTCAGATTTCGGGTGAAACCACGAAACCTCTGCCGCCGATCAACAGTCGTAGTGTTTCGGTCGTGCGCGGAGCAGAGAGCCGGATGAATGTCCTCACCGTCTCGGACGCCATTGAGCCGGGCGAGATCGCTCGGTCCTTGCCCACTTCAGAGGCGACCATAGTCGCCGTTCCCTCCATGCAAGGTGATTAA
- a CDS encoding BapA/Bap/LapF family prefix-like domain-containing protein, translating into MVTTSVQAGPEISVKIDVMRDDVLRYSKNGDDLIIDLKSGDQIVVNDFYTPAENQSLHSLVFGDGTDSGVTGDPAATAGLGMGFSEEGIAAAVFGGIGLAALAAGGGNDSDADADADADADADADADADADADADADADADADADADADADADADADADADADADADADADADADADADADADADADADADADADADADADADADADADADADADQGFLDPLVGTGGLLGGLTGDGGLLGDVTGSGGLLGGLLGDSGALGDLGTALTGQPLLGDGVQDGGETGLLDGLISDDGLLGDVTGNGGLLGDVTGSDGLLGDLLLNDGVLGGLTGSDGLVGGLIGTGLLGEDASGAGDTGGELLGGLTDGLLGGDGGLLDDLLGGLTDGLLGGDGGLLDGVLGGDLLGGLTDGLLGGDGGLLDGVLGGDLLGGLTDGLLGGDGGLLDGVLGGDLLGGLADTNGLLDPVVSDGGLLGDLTGNSGLLGDVTGNDGVLGEVIGDAGVVSDLTGLSLITDGNADASGGLLGGLTDGLLDGGLLDGLTGLTDDVAL; encoded by the coding sequence ATGGTAACCACCTCCGTTCAGGCGGGTCCTGAAATTAGTGTCAAAATCGACGTGATGCGGGACGACGTGCTGCGCTACTCTAAAAACGGAGACGATTTGATCATCGATCTTAAGAGCGGCGATCAGATTGTTGTGAACGACTTTTATACGCCCGCAGAAAACCAGTCGCTTCACAGCTTGGTTTTTGGTGATGGAACGGACAGCGGCGTGACTGGCGATCCTGCCGCAACGGCTGGGCTGGGCATGGGGTTCTCTGAAGAGGGCATAGCTGCTGCCGTTTTCGGTGGGATTGGTCTTGCGGCTCTGGCAGCCGGCGGTGGTAACGACAGTGATGCCGATGCGGACGCTGACGCTGACGCGGATGCCGACGCGGACGCTGACGCGGACGCTGACGCTGACGCGGATGCGGACGCGGATGCCGACGCCGATGCGGATGCTGACGCCGATGCGGACGCCGATGCTGATGCTGATGCGGACGCCGATGCTGATGCGGACGCTGACGCCGATGCTGATGCGGATGCCGATGCCGATGCGGACGCTGACGCGGATGCTGATGCTGACGCCGACGCGGATGCTGACGCGGATGCCGATGCGGACGCTGACGCGGATGCTGATGCTGACGCGGATGCCGATGCGGATGCCGATCAAGGGTTCCTCGATCCCCTCGTTGGAACGGGAGGTTTGTTGGGCGGTTTGACCGGCGATGGTGGTTTGCTCGGGGATGTGACCGGATCTGGCGGGCTTCTGGGTGGTTTGCTTGGGGACTCGGGCGCTTTGGGCGATCTGGGAACGGCTTTGACGGGACAACCCTTGCTCGGCGACGGTGTTCAGGACGGTGGCGAGACGGGCCTTTTGGACGGTCTGATTTCGGACGACGGTTTGCTTGGGGATGTCACCGGCAACGGCGGTCTTTTGGGCGATGTGACCGGGTCTGATGGTCTTCTCGGCGACCTGCTTCTCAACGATGGTGTGCTTGGCGGGCTGACGGGTTCTGATGGGCTTGTTGGTGGTTTGATTGGCACCGGCTTGCTGGGCGAAGACGCGTCTGGCGCGGGTGACACGGGCGGCGAGCTGCTTGGTGGTCTGACCGATGGCCTGTTGGGCGGTGACGGTGGTTTGCTTGACGACCTGCTTGGCGGTCTGACCGATGGCCTGTTGGGTGGCGACGGTGGTCTTCTTGACGGCGTGCTTGGCGGTGATCTGCTTGGCGGTCTGACCGATGGCCTGTTGGGCGGTGACGGTGGTTTGCTTGACGGCGTGCTTGGTGGCGACCTGCTTGGCGGGCTGACCGATGGTCTGTTGGGTGGCGACGGTGGTCTTCTTGACGGCGTGCTCGGCGGTGATCTGCTTGGCGGCTTGGCGGATACGAATGGCCTGCTCGATCCGGTTGTGTCGGACGGTGGTCTGCTGGGCGATCTGACGGGCAACAGCGGTCTGTTGGGCGACGTGACCGGCAATGATGGCGTCTTGGGTGAGGTCATTGGCGATGCCGGTGTTGTGTCGGATTTGACGGGGCTGAGCCTGATCACGGATGGCAATGCGGATGCGTCTGGCGGTCTTTTGGGCGGCTTGACGGATGGGCTGCTGGATGGCGGGTTGCTGGATGGGCTGACCGGCCTGACCGACGATGTTGCCCTCTAA